The genomic segment TAATTTCCCCAAATAAACATCGCCGTTCGTGTGTGCAAAGGGTAATAAAATATGCGCCCGATTGCGAATAATCATATCCCCACAATCGGATAGAACACCTGTGATGTTTGTCGGGGTCGTATTTCATTGTTTATTTTCTCCAATTATTTCCGTTCTACCTTTGGGGCACGGGGTGCCGTCCATTTCATTGTAACACGGGGTGGTGTTTGTTGGGGAATATCGCGGGGAAATGTTTGTAGGGGCGACCGGCCGGTCGCCCCCATGAATGTAATATAGAAAAACGGGGGGATTCAATTGTATGGGGATAGTGCGGGGTTGGATTTGTAGGGGCGGCCGGGGTTAATGTTTGTATGAGGGATGATGTAGGGTTATATTTGTTTGGGCGACTGGCCGGTCGCCTCTACCATTATTCAAAACAATATTCCCGTGGATACGATTGGACATAATAACAAATGAATTCATTTATATACATGGTCGCATTATTTCGTTTTTTAATCATTCCTTATTGTGCATGCAAACGGTAATAAAATATGCACCCGATTGGGAATAATCATATCCCCACAATCGGATAGAACGCCTGTGATGTTTATTGGGGTCGTATTTCATTGTTTATTTTCTCCATTTATTTCCGTTCTACCTTTGGGGCACGGGGTGCCGTTTATTTCATTGTAACAGGTGGTACCGTTCGTTTTACGTAACACGATATACCATTCATTTTGATGTATCGCGGCATACCGCCCGTTTGGGCGACCGGCCGGTCGCCCCTACATTATTCAAAACAATATTCCCGTAGATACGATTGGACATAATAACAAATGAATTCATTTATATACATGGTCGCATTATTTCGTTTTTTAATCATTCCTTATTGTGCATGCAAACGGTAATAAAATATGCACCCGATTGCGAATAATCATATCCCCATAATCGGATAGAACACCTGTTGTTTTATTGGATGGGTTCACAAATAATTTTCATCCGTTTCCCAATTCTCGGGATTATTAAAAATATATGCACGAATATCATGCAATTCTTTTTCATTGCGGATAACATGTTCGTAATAATTCCGTTGCCAGACGGGATTGCCAGGGGTATTTTGGTATTTGTTGATGCGTTTGGTGGTGGCGGATTTAAATCCCGCAACAAATGATGATATTGATTTTTTTAATGGGCCACGCGGTTGTTGTAGGGGCGACCGGCCGGTCGCCCAAACATTATTATCCAAAATCCTCACAATTCCGTGAATATGGTTGGGCATTATTACAAATTCATCATTCAACAATTCAATTTCCCCTCGTATTTTTGCCGAACGAAACCATTCATCATGTACGATTAACCCCAATTCATTTAACCGCATTTGCCCATTTATAATTTCCCCAAATAAACATCGCCGTTCGTGTGTGCAAAGGGTAATAAAATATGCCCCCGATTGCGAATAATCATATCCCCACAATCGGATAGAACGCCTGTGATGTTTATTGGGGTCGTATTTCATTGTTTATTTTCTCCATTTATTTCCGTTCTACCTTTGGGGCACGGCACGCCGTTTATTTCATTGTAACACGGGGTGGTGTTTGTTGGGGAATATCGCGGGGAAATGTTTGTAGGGGCGACCGGCCGGTCGCCCCCATGAATGTAATATAGAAAAACGGGGGGATTCAATTGTATGGGGATAGTGCGGGGTTGGATTTGTAGGGGCGGCCGGGGTTAATGTTTGTATGAGGGATGATGTGGGGTTATATTTGTTTGGGCGACCGGCCGGTCGCCCCTACATTTGTAAAATGGGTGGATTAATGCGATGTTTGTTATGTTTTTTGTAGAGACGAATATTTATTCGTCTCTACATATTTTTGAAGGCAATGTTGTAAATGTTTAGGTTGATTCTATTATTTTAATTTCGTTGGGGGTTAAATCATATAATTGGTAGACGAGGTGGTCGATTTCGCGTTCTAATTCGGTTGTATCGGTTTGGGGATTCTGCTTCTTGGCTACCAAGATTTCATCTACTAATGTCTCCATTTGTTTCACAATGGGCTCGTTCTCGGGTATGATGGGAGGAATGTGGGCTAATTCAATATATAGTTTCTTCCATTGATACGCATGTCCTAAAGATACTCCAATTTGTTTAAATTCCCAATCAAAAATTTTTGAATTCATCACTGTACACAAATATTTTGCAAATCCTATTTCACTTAATAATATAAAAGCAGAGGCTTCAATATATATTCCTTTTTCTACAAAAGCGAATTTGCTATCATAAGAAATGTCTGCCCACACCACCTTTTCCTTTTCGAACTCGTGGTAGTAAATGCAAGGTCGTAATTCCCACCAATAATCGCCTTGGTCGTCTCTTTTTTTGCTTTTTCTTCAAATTTTTTTAGATGGTTCATTAAAGATGGGAAAGTATTTTCTAAAAATTTTTCTGACTTTTTGATGTAGCAGGAATCGGAAGGATAGGGTTGAGGATTGTGTTATTATGGGTATATAGGGATAGGGTTGAAAAAAATGGTTTTTTTGTAATATAATACACCGCATTATTTTTTTAGGAGTATTTTCAGGATGTCGAAAGAACGCACTTTTGTAATGATTAAGCCGGATGGGGTTGCTCGTCGTTTCGTCGGTGAGTGTATTCGCCGATTTGAGCAACGGGGGCTTAAATTGGTTGCGATTAAGATGCAGATATTAACTCGTGAGAAGGCGGAGGAGCATTATAAGGAACATAAGGGTAAGGATTTTTTTGATAGTTTGGTGAGTTTTATTTGTTGCGGTCCTACGGTTCAGATGGTTTGGGAAGGTGAAGATGCAATTAATCAGGTTCGTAGCATGATAGGGAATACCAATCCTCTGAAATCGGCACCGGGAACGATTCGTGGAGATTTTGCTTTGATAACGCAGATGAATATTGTCCATGCTTCGGACAGTCCTCAATCGGCGGAGCGTGAAATATCGCTTTATTTTTCGCCCCAGGATATATTAGAATATAAGGCGGACGATGAAAAATGGTTAACAAGTAAATAAAGGGATGTAATTTTTTAATAAATCCAAAATCTAACAAAAGGAGTATTATTCGTGGCAGGTGGAAGAAAAGTTCGTAAACGCAAGATTAATAAGCATAAGCGTAAGAAGAAGAGACGCTTGAATCGTCATAAGAACAAGAAATAATTAGAAAAACCAGCACATTCTCCGGGAAAGGATATTCCCTTTCCCGGGGTGGTGGTTTTTAAATGGTTGTTAAACTCTTTACAAGGGAGAATGGATGTGAGCGACGAAGAAAAGAAAATAATCATCGATGAAGATTGGAAGTCGAAAGTCCAGAAAGAGAAAGAAGAACTTCAAAAGAAGTTAGAAGAGGAAAAATCTAAAAAAACCGAAGAAGGCGAACTCTCTCCGGAAGAATCAATTACTCCCTCTTTTGAAACTATTGTAGGTATTCTAACCACCGATGCTATGCTGGCATTAGGGGTTATTGCTCCTCAAGGAAGCCAGCAGGTTATGATTGATTTAGAACAGGCTCAGTTCTTCATTGATTTGCTGATTGTTTTACGCGAAAAGACCAAGGGAAATCTTTCCCCACAGGAAGAAGGTATTCTGAACAATTCCATTGCTCAGTTACAGGAAATTTATCTGGTGCGTAATCAGCAATATCATGAGGCACAATTACGACAGGCAGGATTAAAACCCAATCCTGAAAAATAGTCATTCGTCCTAAATTTGCCGTAAATAAGTTCTAATATTCCAGCAGAACGGTGAATGTATGTGTTGGGATGTTTGATATTTGTTTTTTTTCTTCCTTTTATTCTCCCATATTAACAAGCCTATTTTTAAGGTTATTACTTACGGTATTGAACATACATAATGAAGTGTGATAATTTAAAACAAAGGAAAAATTCTTTTTGTGTTTTCAACCTTTGAAGAACAGGGTTTGGAAGTATAGAACATTTTTAAATTTAACCAATGACATTCAAGGCTAAGCGATGGCACAAGGAGGTTTTATTTCGGAAACGATAAAGAAATCCGTATTGGTTGTAATTCCAGCCCGTTATGGCTCTACCCGTTTCCCGGGAAAAATGCTTGCAGATTTATGTGGCTATCCTTTGG from the Candidatus Hydrogenedens sp. genome contains:
- a CDS encoding transposase, with amino-acid sequence MKYDPDKHHRCSIRLWGYDYSQSGAYFITLCTHERRCLFGEI
- a CDS encoding transposase, yielding MKYDPNKHHRRSIRLWGYDYSQSGAYFITLCTHERRCLFGEIINGQMRLNELGLIVHDEWFRSAKIRGEIELLNDEFVIMPNHIHGIVRILDNNVWATGRSPLQQPRGPLKKSISSFVAGFKSATTKRINKYQNTPGNPVWQRNYYEHVIRNEKELHDIRAYIFNNPENWETDENYL
- the ndk gene encoding nucleoside-diphosphate kinase translates to MSKERTFVMIKPDGVARRFVGECIRRFEQRGLKLVAIKMQILTREKAEEHYKEHKGKDFFDSLVSFICCGPTVQMVWEGEDAINQVRSMIGNTNPLKSAPGTIRGDFALITQMNIVHASDSPQSAEREISLYFSPQDILEYKADDEKWLTSK
- a CDS encoding DUF1844 domain-containing protein; protein product: MSDEEKKIIIDEDWKSKVQKEKEELQKKLEEEKSKKTEEGELSPEESITPSFETIVGILTTDAMLALGVIAPQGSQQVMIDLEQAQFFIDLLIVLREKTKGNLSPQEEGILNNSIAQLQEIYLVRNQQYHEAQLRQAGLKPNPEK